Genomic DNA from Paenibacillus borealis:
TGCTTACCGGAGGCCTTGAGCTAATCGTTACAGCCTGGCTATGTTACCATTACAGCACGCTGATGATTTTCCCGGCCCTGTCGGCGGTATTGTCCTATTCCCGGCTTCAGCACAAGCACACGGCCATCGCCTTCTTCTGCATCCACCTGCTGCTGCTGAATGCTGCCTTTAGGAGTGCTGCCCCTGCTGTGCAGGCGTTCATGAATCTCACCTTTCTGCTGGCTGCCGCGCTGAATGTACTGCTGATCCGTACAGGACGCGGCCGCGCAGATACCTTGTTCCTTTACGATGAGCTGCGCAAGAAACATTTCGAGCTCGAAGAAGCCCGCTCCCGGCTGCTCCAGTTCACCTCGCAGGTAGAGGTCGCCGCGCAAGCGGAAGAACGGGTCCGGATCGCGCGCCAGTTGCATGATGATATCGGACACCGGCTGATCCGGGTCAAAATGATGACAGAAGCTGCCATCCATACGCTGCCCGCCGCTCCCGAAACAGGACTGCAAATGATGAATCAGATCCGTGACCAGCTCTCGGCCAGCATGGACGATATGCGGGCTGCGCTACAGCGGATTAACTACACACCGCAGCTCGAAGGAGCCTATGCGCTCGACCGGCTGCTGGAGGAGGTTGGCCGTGACACCGGTGTCACCACCTCTTATACGGTTCACGGAATACCCTATCCGCTCTATCCGAGCATTCAGGTCGTGCTCTACAAAAATGCCCGGGAAGCCATCACCAACGCGCTGCGGCACGGCAAGGCGGACTTTGTCTGGATTACCTTATCATATAGGGACCACGAGGTCATGATGGAGGCAGGAAATAACGGCAGGCAGCCCGAAGAAGCGGCTTTGCATAAACTGCAAAGCGGCGGAGGGATGGGGCTAACAGGTATGTTGGAACGTACCGTCCTGATCGGCGGAGCCTTAGAGCTGCGGCCTCTGCCGCAGTTCACAGTTATTACCCGGTTGCCTGTGTACAGGCAAGGTGAGAGCTTCTAGATGAAATGGGCTGCTAAAGCCCCAATTATATTGTGTGAAGGAGCTAAGCTTAGGATGATTAAAGTAATGATCGTGGACGACGACTCTTTTATCCGTGAGAGCTTGAAGGTGCTGGTCGGGCTGGACCCTGAGATTGAGGTTACCGGTACGGCAGGGGATGGCTTGGAAGCTCTCTCTTTGCTGGGGGCGCCAGACGGAATGGCTGATGTCGCACTCATGGATATCCGGATGCCGGGCTGCGGCGGCGTGGAAGGCACACGCCTGATCAAAGAAGCTTATCCGCAGGTAGCCGTTCTGATGCTGACCACCTTCGATGATGATGAATATATCATTGAAGCGCTGCGTAACGGAGCCAGCGGTTATCTGCTCAAGAATATACCGCCGGACCGGATCATCCAGGGCATCAAGACAGTATATGAAGGGAACATGCTCATCCATCCCGATATCGCCCGCAAGCTGGCCGGCTTCCTCCAGCCGTCCCCGCGTCAGGAACCCGCTTATGGCCAGGCTCTGGATTGCTACGGGCTGACCAAAGCAGAGCTGACGATAGTGTCCTCGATTGCAGAGGGACTTACCAATAAAGAAATTGCCGGGAAGCTGTTCCTAAGCGAAGGCACGGTCAAAAACTATATTACCGATATCCTCAGCAAGCTCGGGCTGCGGGACCGGACACAGATCGCTATTCTCTATTTGAAGAGTCAGCAGGGGAAGCGGTAGAGGTACGGGTTGGCAATAAGCCGAATTCTCCTTTAATCCAATCAATATTCGATTTGGAATAACCCATAGGGTGCGTGTTGGCCGGTTTTTGGGTTGCCGCAGCACATTGTTGTACTTTATGCAGGATTTCCGCCGGATTGGCGGGTGCTGAGCGCACATTGTTGTATTTTTTGCAAGATTTCTGCCGGATTGGCGGGTGGTGAGCGCACATTGTTGTATTTTTTGCAAGATTTCTGCCGGATTGGCGGGTGCTGAGCGTACATTGTTGTATTTTGTGCAGGATTTCTGTCTGCTTGGCTGGTTGGTGGGACGGTGGAACCTTCAAGTTGCATAATGAAGCAAGCAAATACTCAAATTCCCACAAAAAAGGCCAGTACCCCGGATGGTAATCAGGGAACTGGCCTTTCAACTGTTACAGGTTAAGTAATTCCGTCAGACTCCGGCAGATTTCTGTTTAGCCTCCGCAGAAGCGGCAGGCTTCTTCCGGCCGCGCCGCCCGGGTGTAAGCCCCCGCGGGCGGACTCCCGTCTGCATCCCGATGATGCTGAAGATGCTGGACGGCTTGGCCTCCGCGGTCACGCTTCCGTCCGGCTCCGGCACCAGAATGATGCCGAGCTGATGGTGATCGCCATCATAGATTGCGCGTTGGAGGTATTTGCTCTCGCCTTCGCGGTTCAGCACCTCCAGCTTGCAGAACGCCGGGTTCATGCGCAGCGCCTCATGCAGCTGCGCCGCGCCGGTCAACAGGACCCCGTTGACCTTCAAAAGGATCTCGCCGGGCAGGATGCCCAGCTCCTGCGCGGGGCTGCCTTGCAGCACGGCCAGCACCTTGCGGCCGGCCGGGGGATGCACGAAGATGGGACTGATACTGCGCTCCTCCAGAGCGCTGTACCAGCTTAACCCTTCGTGCAGGAGCACTGCACTGAGCGCCGCGACAACGGTCAGCGGGCTCCACCAGTCCGCAAGCAGGCTTAAGCCCAGCAGGACGATGCTGTATACCAGCAGCCGTCCTGAAGTGCGCGCCGCCTTGCGTCCGGGCAGCATGCCCTGGGTCATCTCGCTGAAGCCGATGATGACCGGCAGTGAGACCAGGCCCAGGCCCCCGCCCAGCAGCGGATGCCAGGGCAGCTCGCCGATTCCCGCACCCGGGGGAATCAGCAGGAACAGCGGCAGCGGCCAGAAGGCCTGCAGCTGGTAGCCGCCGACCACCTTGCCGCGCTTGCCGGCAAGGAAGAGCGGGGTCGCCAGCCTGGTACCCTGCCAGCGCGCCAGCAGCGCTTCGGCCAGATGGAGCAGCGCGGCCAGCACCAGCAGCGCGGGGATATCCATCTCCCGCAGCCCGCCGGCAATAGTTCCTGCGGCTCCGCTCTGCAGCGTATCCGGAAAGAACGAAAGAACAAACTGGGCAACTCCCAGAATACCTATAGAATACGCAAAGCATAAATAGCGCACACGAAATAGCATTAATACCAGACTGACCACCCAGATGCAGGCTACAGCCGTATATGATAAAGAGATACCCAAGGCTACAGCTGCTAAGGAAACAACAAGTCCCGCAACCCCGCCGGTCCACACGGTCCGCCACGTTTCCCGGCCCCAGCTGTGCAGCTTCACGTGAATGAGCTTCCGCTCCAGCGCTACCTGCCTGCGGTAATACAGTGCAATAAATACAAGAGCGATATAGTAATAAGGCTGAATCAGCAGATGAATAACCGCTGTACCCCAGCTAGCCAGCAGTTCCGGCATCACATTCAAACCGTTCGTCACACTCCTTTTCGTCCGGGTAAGTAGAAACGGCTACACCATCCTCTAAGAGATGGTTTCCGTTTCTGCGAGAAAGATAAGGATAATTTATTACGCGAAGCATATACATTCTTATCTTTTGATAAAAAAAGAAGGCTGGAATCAGCCTTCTTACTTGTTCGACGCCGTAGCCTTGATTTCCTTCCGGATCTCTTCGATACCCTTATTCCGCTGATTGTCGTTGGCCGGGTCCTGAATGACCTTGATGAGCGACAGCTCCAGTGCTTCAGCAGTCTTGGCATCAATCACGCCTGTCGCCTTCAGCTTCGAGGCGCTCTGGAATTTCTTGACCGCTTCCTTGGTGCCGGCATCGAAATACCCGTCCTTGCGGCCCGGCTTATAACCCAGACCATCCAGCATCGTCTGTGCGCTTTTGACATCCGTGCTGTTCATATTATATTGCAGCGTTACACTCTTATTAATCGGTGCCACCGAGAAGTAATCCGGCTGGGCGACCGCAATATCCGGCTTGATGCCCTTGCCGTGGATCCAGGTGCCGTCTGGTGTCAGCCACTTGGCAATCGTAATTTTCAGCAGACTGCCGTCACCGAGTTGCTCTTCGAAGCTGGTCTGGACGGTGCCTTTGCCGAACGAGTCCTCACCGATCAGCTTGGCACCCGCAGATTGCTGCAGTGCTCCTGCCATGATCTCCGAAGCGCTCGCGCTGCCTTTGTTCATCAGCACAACTACCGGATACTTTTTACTGGAGCCCTTGGAGGTGCTGACCTCGCGCTGTTTGTTTTTGTCTTCCACCTGCACGATGGCTTTGCCGGCCGGTACAAACTGCTCAGCCATCTCAATAACAACCGGCAGTACACCGCCGGGGTCATTGCGGACATCAATAACAAGTCCCTTCATGCCTTGCGTTTCCAGCTTGGTCAGTTCTTCCTCGAACCGCTTCGCAGTGTTCTGTGAGAATTGAGTAACCTCAATCACACCGATATTGTCCTTCTCCATCGTAGCATAGACCGTTTCCAGTCTCACATCATCGCGGGTAATGACGAATTCCAGCGGCTCTGCAGTTCCGGTACGCTGAATCTTCAGGGTTGCATCGCTTCCCTTAGGGCCGCGGATCTTAGCTACAGCATCATTAAGCTCCAGCCCCTCCAGCGACTCGCCATTCACGGAGAGGATTACATCCTTGGCCTGAATGCCGGCCTTCTCTGCCGGTGAACCTTTGATTGGCGAGACTACAACGACCTTCCCGTTATCCGAGGAAACTTCAGCACCGATGCCCGAGAAGGAGCCTTCGATACTCTCTTCGAATCTTTCTGCCGTTTCCTTGCCCATATAGTTGGAATAAGGGTCGCCCAGTGCTTCCATCATACCGTTGACAGCCCCGTCGATCAGCTTCTCGCGGTCCACGGTCTCATAATAATTGCTCTCAATCAGGCTGAGGGCGGTACCTAGCTTCTTGGATTCCTTGTCTTGCAGCCCGGTTGTCTGCAGGACCGTCGCAATTCCTTCACCTGCAGCTTGTCCGAATACATGCGCATAGCCGGTCACGCCCAGGGTCAGCAGGCTGCCGCACAGCAGCGCGGCGACGATCATAAAGGCCGCGGTACTCTTCTTTAACATGATGTTCCCACCGTCCCTTCTTGTCCATCTTCTCACCCGCAAGGGTCCGTTCCATCAGAAACGGCATCTCTTCCAGTATATGCCGCTGAATGAAATTATATTTATTAGAGCTTAAATTTACAGATAAGGCATAGGATTAACCGTCTTGCCGTCGACCCGCACTTCGAAATGCAGATGCGGGCCGGTTACGCGTCCGGTGGCACCGGATTCGGCAATCGTCTGTCCGCGTTCTACCCGGTCTCCCACTTTCACCCGGATCCCGCCTTCACGGATATGGCCGTACAGCGTCCATACACCGCCGCCATGGTCAATGATTACACAATAGCCGTAGCCACTCCACCATTCCGCCACCAGGACGGTACCGGAATCCGCCGCATGGATATTCGTACCCTGCGGAACTGCGAAGTCGACACCGGTATGCATTTTGCCGACTTCACCCGTAACCGGATGTGTGCGGACACCATATGGCGAGGAGACACGCGCCGAGCCTACCGGCAGCAGGAACGGCCCGTTTCCGCCGGCGTATTCCTCTACGCTGGCAATGGAGCTTCCGCCGCTGCTCGCAGATTTGGCGGCCTTGGCGGCTTTGGCTGCAGCAGCTGCTGCCCGGCGTGCCGCTTCAGCTTTGGCGGCCGCTGCCCGGCGGGCAGCTTCCTCAGCCTTAATCTTGTCCTTCTGCTCTTCCAGGGCAGAACGGTTGCTGGCCAGCTGCACCAGCTTGGCATTCTGCTCTTCGGAGATCACCTCAGCCTCTTGAATCTCTTCATCGTAGTAGGCGATAAGCTCCTGCTTCTCCGCTTCCTTCTCCTTCAGAACACTGCGCTGGGATTCTAGATCGGTATACAGCTGCTTAGCCTGGGCGTATTGGCCCTCCAGCTCCTGCTTCTTCGCGATGACCGTCTGCTTGTCCAGCTTATGCTGCACCAGCAGATCCTGGTCCTGATCCACGATCATCTTAAGGGAATCGGCCCGGTCGAGGAAATCCGAGAAGCTGGTTGAAGACAGCAGCACATCCAGGTAAGAGACTGCACCATCCGTGTACATCAGGCGGACACGCGATTCCAGCAGCTTTTCGCGGGAAGCTACACGTGCCTCTGCGTCGTCCAGTTCAGTTGCCGTCACATTAAGCGACTCCTCCGTACTGGCGATTTTACCGGAAATGGTCGTCATCTCACCCTTCACCTGATCAATCTGGTCCAGCACATACTGGAGATTCAGCGTGGTCTTATTCTTATAGTGCTGCGCTTCCTGATTGCGGGATGCCGCCTTCTCCTGCGCCGCCTTGGCCGCCTGGACCTCCT
This window encodes:
- a CDS encoding sensor histidine kinase; the protein is MTRELNMLRYGLIIIPAVLSIYVYEYADYEKFTLHFLLLLLIATLGTKLPKPISLLTGGLELIVTAWLCYHYSTLMIFPALSAVLSYSRLQHKHTAIAFFCIHLLLLNAAFRSAAPAVQAFMNLTFLLAAALNVLLIRTGRGRADTLFLYDELRKKHFELEEARSRLLQFTSQVEVAAQAEERVRIARQLHDDIGHRLIRVKMMTEAAIHTLPAAPETGLQMMNQIRDQLSASMDDMRAALQRINYTPQLEGAYALDRLLEEVGRDTGVTTSYTVHGIPYPLYPSIQVVLYKNAREAITNALRHGKADFVWITLSYRDHEVMMEAGNNGRQPEEAALHKLQSGGGMGLTGMLERTVLIGGALELRPLPQFTVITRLPVYRQGESF
- a CDS encoding response regulator transcription factor, with translation MIKVMIVDDDSFIRESLKVLVGLDPEIEVTGTAGDGLEALSLLGAPDGMADVALMDIRMPGCGGVEGTRLIKEAYPQVAVLMLTTFDDDEYIIEALRNGASGYLLKNIPPDRIIQGIKTVYEGNMLIHPDIARKLAGFLQPSPRQEPAYGQALDCYGLTKAELTIVSSIAEGLTNKEIAGKLFLSEGTVKNYITDILSKLGLRDRTQIAILYLKSQQGKR
- a CDS encoding PDZ domain-containing protein, producing MNVMPELLASWGTAVIHLLIQPYYYIALVFIALYYRRQVALERKLIHVKLHSWGRETWRTVWTGGVAGLVVSLAAVALGISLSYTAVACIWVVSLVLMLFRVRYLCFAYSIGILGVAQFVLSFFPDTLQSGAAGTIAGGLREMDIPALLVLAALLHLAEALLARWQGTRLATPLFLAGKRGKVVGGYQLQAFWPLPLFLLIPPGAGIGELPWHPLLGGGLGLVSLPVIIGFSEMTQGMLPGRKAARTSGRLLVYSIVLLGLSLLADWWSPLTVVAALSAVLLHEGLSWYSALEERSISPIFVHPPAGRKVLAVLQGSPAQELGILPGEILLKVNGVLLTGAAQLHEALRMNPAFCKLEVLNREGESKYLQRAIYDGDHHQLGIILVPEPDGSVTAEAKPSSIFSIIGMQTGVRPRGLTPGRRGRKKPAASAEAKQKSAGV
- a CDS encoding S41 family peptidase; the encoded protein is MLKKSTAAFMIVAALLCGSLLTLGVTGYAHVFGQAAGEGIATVLQTTGLQDKESKKLGTALSLIESNYYETVDREKLIDGAVNGMMEALGDPYSNYMGKETAERFEESIEGSFSGIGAEVSSDNGKVVVVSPIKGSPAEKAGIQAKDVILSVNGESLEGLELNDAVAKIRGPKGSDATLKIQRTGTAEPLEFVITRDDVRLETVYATMEKDNIGVIEVTQFSQNTAKRFEEELTKLETQGMKGLVIDVRNDPGGVLPVVIEMAEQFVPAGKAIVQVEDKNKQREVSTSKGSSKKYPVVVLMNKGSASASEIMAGALQQSAGAKLIGEDSFGKGTVQTSFEEQLGDGSLLKITIAKWLTPDGTWIHGKGIKPDIAVAQPDYFSVAPINKSVTLQYNMNSTDVKSAQTMLDGLGYKPGRKDGYFDAGTKEAVKKFQSASKLKATGVIDAKTAEALELSLIKVIQDPANDNQRNKGIEEIRKEIKATASNK
- a CDS encoding murein hydrolase activator EnvC family protein, whose protein sequence is MKKIVAGIAVMLLAVTMFGPSDGYAKKTSVAEIDKQLKQLQQEVQAAKAAQEKAASRNQEAQHYKNKTTLNLQYVLDQIDQVKGEMTTISGKIASTEESLNVTATELDDAEARVASREKLLESRVRLMYTDGAVSYLDVLLSSTSFSDFLDRADSLKMIVDQDQDLLVQHKLDKQTVIAKKQELEGQYAQAKQLYTDLESQRSVLKEKEAEKQELIAYYDEEIQEAEVISEEQNAKLVQLASNRSALEEQKDKIKAEEAARRAAAAKAEAARRAAAAAAKAAKAAKSASSGGSSIASVEEYAGGNGPFLLPVGSARVSSPYGVRTHPVTGEVGKMHTGVDFAVPQGTNIHAADSGTVLVAEWWSGYGYCVIIDHGGGVWTLYGHIREGGIRVKVGDRVERGQTIAESGATGRVTGPHLHFEVRVDGKTVNPMPYL